The Vigna radiata var. radiata cultivar VC1973A unplaced genomic scaffold, Vradiata_ver6 scaffold_207, whole genome shotgun sequence genomic sequence TTATTAAAGCAGAAATGAGTCAACGAGGGCGCTCGCCCAGAAAGATAAGGAGAAGCCCTGAACCTTCACGCCGAAAGACCGAACGCTCCAGAGAGCGCTCGAGAAGCAGAACTAGAAAGCGAGGTACTACCCCGAGAGGCCGCATTGACACCATCTTAGGAGGTTTTGCTGGGGGCGGAGCCTCATCCTCGACCCGCAAAAGACACTTGCAGAACTTGCGAAGCGTCCACACGATAGTTCAAAATCCCTTATCAATGCCGGATATCACCTTTATCGACAGGGATTTTCACGCCCCAGACCCACAACAGGATGATCCTATGGTCATTACAGCCTGAATAGCACAGTATGACGTGAGCAAAATCCTGATAGACCAGGGAAGTTCGGTCAACATCTTATATTGGACAACATTCCAGAAGATGGAGCTGACTGAGGATGCGATAACACCCTTTCACGAAAAGATCGTTGGATTCGCAGGTGAACGTGTTGACACTCGGGGATACCTCGACCTGAGGACCCGATTGGGCACCAGTGACAAAGCCAGAGAAATCCGTGTGCGCTTCCTGCTGGTAGAAGCGAATACTTCATATAACGGTCTTTTAGGGCGTCCCTGCCTAAACGCTTTCGGCGCAATCGTGTCGACTCCTCATTTGGCGATGAAGTTCCCATCCGAAAGTGGCGTAATATGCACCGTTCGAGCAGATTAGAAAACCGCCCGACAATGTTACACCGCTTCCTTGAAAGCCACCACTTATAAAAAAGAGAAACGGCCTGAAGCTATCCTGGTCGACCTTGACCCCCGGACCAACACAGACGATCGAATTCAACCCCAGGGGGAGATTAAACTATTCGTCCTGGGGAAGAATGCTGAGCAAACTACTAACATAGGGGCTGATCTCACTCCCGTCCAAGAGAGCAACCTAACCACACTACTGAAGTCCAACAATAAACTCTTTGCGTGGAGCGCCTCAGATATGCCAGGGATTCATCCCAGCGTTATCACACACAAGTTATCCATATTTCGAGAGGCTCGACCAATAGCGTAGAAGAAGAGAAGGCTCGGTACCGAAAAAAGGGTGGCCGTACAGAAGGAAGTTGACAAACTGGTCAAGGCTGGCTTCATCCGGGAGATAACATACACCACTTGGTTGGCGAATGTAGTCATGGTGAAAAAGGCGAACGGTCAGTGGCGAATGTGTGTAGATTTCACTGATCTCAACAAAGCTTGTCCCAAGGACAACTACCACTTTCCCAACATTGATCGACTTATAGATGGCACCTCTGGACACACAATCCTCAGCTTTCTAGACGCATATTCCGGATATAACCAGATCTCGATGTATGCTCCAGACCGAGACAACACGGCTTTCATAACTGAACAAGCCAATTACTACTACGAGGTAATGCCGTTTGGCCTAAAAAATGTAGTTGCGACTTACCAGCGACTCATGGATAAAATCTTCCACAATCAAATTGGACGGTGCATGGAGGTTTATGTGGACGACATAGTGGTACGAAGTTGTTCCCATCAACAACACTTGAAGGATCTAGCAGAAGTTTTTCACCAACTCAAACAGTACGGGTTGTGCCTGAATCCGTCCAAATGCACGTTCGGGGTGTCGGCTGGTAAATTCCTAGGTTTTATGTTGACAAATCAAGGAATTGAGGCCAACCCAGATAAATGCCGAGCAATCCTGGAGATGAGAAGTCCAACCAAGTTGAAGGAGGTTCAGTGCTTAGTCGGACGCCTCACTGCTCTATCACGGTTTATACCGAAGCTCTCCGACCATATCAAGTCGATACtcaaaaacatgaagaaaaatgtCCCTTGACATTGGGACGATCACTGTGAGGTAGCCTTCTCCGCCGTAAAGAACATATTGACCAATCCGCCCATCATGAGCCGTCCGACAGAAGGGTTTGACTTACAACTATATCTGTCCGCATCCAGCCATTCGGTAAGTGCCGCCCTTATTCAAGAGGCACCGATCTTTAAGctcatttattttgttagcaGAACCTTGCAAGGGGCCGAAGAACGATACTCTCAGGTGGAGAAAGTAACATTGACTCTACTAACAGCGGCAAGACGGCTCCGCCCATACTTTCAAAGCCACCAAGTTATTATCCGAACAAACCATCCGGTCGCCAGAATTCTCAGGAAACCGGATCTAGCAGGAAGGATGGTCTCCTGGTCCATCGAATTATTCGAATTCGGCTTGCGTTTTGAACCACAAGGCTCCGTCAAGGGCCAGCACTTAGCAGATTTCGCAGCAGAACTACCCCCGAAGGCAGAACCGTCCGTGTGGAATTTGAACGTAGACGGATCCTCAGACAAAAGAGGAGGAGGAGCCGGTATAGTACTGGAGGGACTGAACGGTCTTCTAGTCGAGCAAGCAATATCCTTCACATTCCAGCTCAGTAACAATCAGGCAGAATACGAAGCCCTAATCAGCGGACTACTCTTGGCCGTCGAGCTGGACATTGAACACTTAGAATGCCGAATGGATTCCCAACTGGTTATGGGGCATATTAACGGAACCTTCCAGGTCAAGGACAATCATTTATTACGTTACTATCACAAAGTCAGCGACCTCATTAAAGCGTTTGCCACCTTCAAGATCACCCATGTACCCAGGGCGCAAAATTCCCGAGCGGATTTACTTTCCAAACTGACACATGCCCGAGGAAACTCCCAACTCACTTCAGTAATCAAACCCACGCTGGAAAAGCCTCTGTTAGAAACATGCTCCACCAGCGTCATTCCTTCCAAGGCTGACTGGTGGCAAGATATAATACAGTTGATGATTCATCAAGAACAGGGTACACGGATAAATGCGGCCGATTCCAAACGAATCGCTCGTTTTACATTTATAGGAGATGATCTCTACCAACGTGGGTACACTACTCCTCTGTTGAAGTGTTTGTGTAACGAAGAAGCAAAGTACGTTATGCAGGAACTACATCATGGCATTTGTGGCTCTCACTCGGGTAAAAGAACGCTTAGAGCCAAGATATTACGAGCGGGTTTCTACTGGCCCACAATTGAACAAGATTGCAAAGAGTTCGTTCAAAAGTGCATCTCCTGCCAGTCCCATGGACATGACACTCGGATTCCTCCGTCCGAACTGATGGGCATCATATCTCCATGGCCCTTTGCccaatggggaatggatattGCCGGACCCCTGCCACTCGCAAAAGGACAGTGCAAATATCTCCTTGTGGCAATCGACTATTTTACCAAGTGGATCGAAGCAGAAGCCCTTGCAACAATTAGCGCCCGAAAAACACAAACCTTCATCTGGCACTTGATATGCCGATTCAGCATAACACAAAGAATCATTACTGATAACGGTCGACAATTCATAGACCGTACGCTGGAAGGCTTTCTCAAGGGACTTGGCATCAAACATGTTACAAGTTCAGTAGAACATCCCCAAACAAACGGACAGGCCGAAGCTGCAAACAAAGCCATAATCTCCGAGTTGAAAAAGCGCCTAGGGCAAGCCAAAGGCTTGTGGGTCGAAGAATTGCCTGAAATACTTTGGGCTTATAGATGCACACCGCACGGATCTACAGGTGAGACCCCCTTCAATCTCACATATGGCACTAATGATATGTTACCGGTCGAGGTGGGGAACCTTCCCTTCGTCGGTATCCGCAACTGAATAAGTCTCGACGACTCAAGTATAAATCATCTAAAAGATTTGACGAACAACAAGTTAGACCGATCGTGTCTAGTTACCTCAAGACCGACCGTGTCTTGACACGTTATGGACCATTACGTCCATCAAAACACTTGACCGACCGCGTCTAGATACCTCAAGATCGAACGCGTCTTGACATCTTATGGACCATTACGTCCATCAAAACGCTAGACCGACCGAGTCTAGACACTTCAAAGCCACAACTGAATAAGTCTCGACTACTCAAGTATAAATCATCTAAAAGATTTGACGAACAACAAGTATAAGCATACAAGAAGCATTCACAACTCTATCAAACAAAAGGACTGAAGAATTCAACTTAATGATAAACGTCTACACCAAGAAAATATAAAGGGTACATCGACAATTAAAAAACGCAATGTTCGAAAGGCCTGTAAAGTGATAACAAAATATTGTAAAGTTCCAGCAACACTGATATAAATTTCCTAAGCTATCAAGCCTTTACATTGGCCTTTTCGTCCTGTTCAACTTCTTTCCTTGCAACCTCTATAGCCGGATCGCCTTCAGCTGTATAGGCCTCATCAGGTATATCATCAATTGACATCAGACGCCCTTCATATATGTCCTGGCCAATATCAAAGCCTAGGCCTTCAGGAGAAACTTTGGCCAAGTGATTCATTTGCCTCAATGCCTTCTTAAAGCCCTTCGTAAGCTCCTGACCAATGGCCTCTAGCATCTCGGCCTCGGTGCTTTTCCACTATACTTTCTCCTCCTTCAACTCGGCATTTTCCTTCAGCAATTCATCTCGCTCCTTTTGAATATTGCCCAAGTTAGCAATCGTCTTCCTGGCTTCTTCCATGTCTTTCAGCAGCCCATCGCGTTCGATCTGCAACTCCACGCTCAATCTACGCAACCTCTCGGCATGGGTCTTCCCTTCCTCAATGATTTTGGCAGCTTCCTCGGCCTTCTGTGCACACCCAGCATGGGCGGTCCGAACGTCCTCCAGCTCTTTTCTAAGGCGACTTATTTCATTTTGGACGTCCCCCCTGTTGGAAGCATAAACCATTTTGAAGGCTGCTCCCCCAGCCCGTAGTAGCGAATCAAGTAGAAATTCAGACATCTGATGTTCAGACATAGCCGCCATCACCTTTTCCTCAGCGGCGTCAAAATGGAACTCAACCTTATGTCTCAGATCGATGCCCAGGTCCCACATCCCTAACGGTAGCGGCCGTTCTTCAGCCGGCTCCCCAGTCTCCGTCACGGTCTTCTCTTTTCTGACCGCGCTGGTCGCCCCTTCCATCCGGACGACCTTTCTCTTGCGCGAAAACACTTGTTCAGGGGAAGGAGGGCTATCTTCCACGTGCACGATCGTCGCAAGGTTCGATGACGTCCCAGTGGATCGACCGGTGGCAACCCCAACCTCTTTTTTAGCAACCTGAGATTGCTTAAACCAATTCTTCTTTGGAGCCATGACCTCTGCAGAATTTCACAAATATTCATCAATCATATTCAAATAAGCAAGCAAAGATATTCAGCAATGAAACCTACCAGACACCCTCGACTTAAGGTCATTGAACTTCAAGCAATTGACCATCTTCCTCGAGGAAAATGGACGAGGTAACTTAATCAAAACATCCAAGTTCCTCTTCTCAACGTTAGTCATGTCCTCTTGGGGCCAAGAGGTTAATGTTCGACGGGTCTTGGTCCAATACAATGGAAATTTAGGACTACCATCATCATTCAGAAAAAACGATCTACCCCTCTTTGTAATCAACACTTTGaagaattgatttttaaagtctttatacGACTCGGCGAATAAATGGAAAATGGCGTCCTTTGCCATTGAACTTAGGGAAACCCAGCCTTTCTTGGTGTTCGGACgacttttgaagaaaaacaagaagattTTGGCCGTTGGTTCAATGCCTAAGGCCTGACATAAAACACCGAACGCTTGGATGTATCCCCAGCTGTTCGGGTGTAACTGGGAAGGAGCTATGTTTAAATATTGCAGAACTTCCATTTGGAATCTGGTGAACGGAAGCCTAATGTACATATCATAGAGcagacataaataaaaataaaagcagtTCTCTCCGACAACGTCCTCTCCGTGGAAGACTTGCTCCTCTTTCCTACAAGCAACCAACTTTAGGGCTGCGTTATATCCTAGGGTTCGAAGAACGCAATTATCCTCTACCCATCCTAACAATATATCTTTGTTTACAAAAATGGTGTATTGATCACCAACCTCACGGGATGCCCATGAGTAGTCAGCCGGAGAAGATGAACATTCTTGCCTCGGATTTTCAACCTCGACTCCACCACTGACAAAAACCCTATCTCTGCTTAACAAAGACTCAACAGAACCTATGACTC encodes the following:
- the LOC106754694 gene encoding uncharacterized protein LOC106754694, translated to MSRPTEGFDLQLYLSASSHSVSAALIQEAPIFKLIYFVSRTLQGAEERYSQVEKVTLTLLTAARRLRPYFQSHQVIIRTNHPVARILRKPDLAGRMVSWSIELFEFGLRFEPQGSVKGQHLADFAAELPPKAEPSVWNLNVDGSSDKRGGGAGIVLEGLNGLLVEQAISFTFQLSNNQAEYEALISGLLLAVELDIEHLECRMDSQLVMGHINGTFQVKDNHLLRYYHKVSDLIKAFATFKITHVPRAQNSRADLLSKLTHARGNSQLTSVIKPTLEKPLLETCSTSVIPSKADWWQDIIQLMIHQEQGTRINAADSKRIARFTFIGDDLYQRGYTTPLLKCLCNEEAKYVMQELHHGICGSHSGKRTLRAKILRAGFYWPTIEQDCKEFVQKCISCQSHGHDTRIPPSELMGIISPWPFAQWGMDIAGPLPLAKGQCKYLLVAIDYFTKWIEAEALATISARKTQTFIWHLICRFSITQRIITDNGRQFIDRTLEGFLKGLGIKHVTSSVEHPQTNGQAEAANKAIISELKKRLGQAKGLWVEELPEILWAYRCTPHGSTGETPFNLTYGTNDMLPVEVGNLPFVGIRN